The following DNA comes from Streptomyces sp. NBC_00102.
CCTCGTCCCAGTGGAGATCGACCCGAAATTCGTCTCGGTGACACTGGACGTGCGGTTCGATTGCATCACGGCTGACGTGTGTTCGAACGGTTCACAATCCTGGGATGGCGCGCTGGAGTGGTCGGCTGCCGATCCGTTCTCGCACACGGCGATCGGGAAGATCGACCACACCTGGAGCGCCGCGAACAGCGCAGACACGCTGGACCTGTCGACGAAGATTAGCGCCTACTCGCCCGTGGCGAACGCGTCTGCCACTCGGTGGCAAGCTGATGGCGCGCAGATCCGCTGCGACAAGATTTCATCCTCCACTCCGGGATGCGCCTTCTACAAGTACATTCCGACGTGGGTGATGAACTTTGACAAGACGCCGCCGGCAGTGGCACACGCATGGTTGATCCAGTCCAAGCTTCCCACCCACCCGGGGAGCAAGACAGCCAATAAGCCCCTGTTCTTCCTCCCGTCCGCGGACAAGAACGCACCTGGCCGCGACCCGGACGCCAACCGGAAGGTGATCTGCCCCGACGGATGGGCGGCAACCTACGACAACCCGGACGCCACCACCGTTCCGGAGATTCAGTCGACCGACAAGGCGTCATGTGACGAGTTCGCTTACGCCTCCACCTACAACTCCGGCGGCATGCCCGGTGGCACGAACGAAGTCGATACCGGCAACGACTGCGTGCAGACCTATGCCACCCGAGTCGCGCAGGGCCAATGGCACCTGTACGACGACGTCCGCCAGGCCGCGCCCTCATGGACGGAGAAGTGCGGCCGCTCAGCCATGTCGGGATGGATCAACTCCACCTCGATGGGCGGAGCTTTCAGCGGAGGCTTCTCGGGCAAGTACCGGCTGTTGGACAAGGACCCGTACTGGGTGGACTTCCCCCAGTTCGCGCACTGCGATGCATCCAAGACGACCGTGACCTGCACCGTACCCAAGGCGTGACAGGCTACTGACCGCTGGTGGGGCACGGCACCGCTTCACACCGTGCCCCACCAGCCCCGCCCTGCAAGAGAAAGAGGTAACAACCATGCCCGACGACGGCCTCGCATGGATTGCAGCAGCCTGGCGCGGAGCGAACGTGAGCGCCAACGAGCTGTACATCACCTGCGCCCGGGGCCTGAGCCCAGAGGCGCTCGCCGAACGTATGGCTGACCACGAACTCGTCCAGGCCGCCCCCGCCATGACCGTCGCGGAAGCGTCAGCCATGGTCGACCTCGCGCACATCTACTGCGTTGGCCGTCTTGGCCGAAGCGGCGACTGGTCGTTCATCGTGGAGAGCGGGGGGAGCGAAGGATGGGCCCTGGATCCGGCCGTGTCTCGTGGCACCGAGGTCCTTATCTTCGACCCGCGACCAGATGACCCGCCCTCCATCTTCCGGTACCTGGCCGACGGGGACGTTCAGCTGCACTTCGAGTTGGGTGCCGGCTATGACCCTGCCGGAGCACAGCCCGACCTCCTGCGTCCGGCGCTGGAGGTGGCCGGGGTCATCCCTCCGGAGGACTCCATGGACGACCTACTCGGTGCCGACGAGGAGTTGCCAACCAGCGAGGAGAAGCGCCGAGTGCTGAAGGTCATTGGAGATCACTTCGGACTATCGCTACCGCGGCACGAGATTGAGAGCGGGCGACTTCCCGGCGTCGTCACTCGCACCTCGCCACCAACCTCTTGGTGATCACGAGTACCTGGAGAGGTCTGGTCACGCCCCGAGGCATCCAGGGCCCCGTCAAAGTCGTTTTGTAGACCTGTGACGCGGGCCTTTCAAGGCGAGCCCGGGGCCGAAAGATGGTCCCCGCAGGCCGCAATCGATGGGCGGGCTGCAACCATCGGGTCGGGCGCCGTGTCCTTTTCGGCATTGGTGCGGCCGGACATCGCTCCTACAGTGACGGCAGACGCAGCCCTACCCGAGGAACGACAGACGGACCTGCCGGTTTACATTGTCGCGATTCGTGTCCACCAACATCCGTTAAGACAACCCCACACTATCCGGATCGGGACGCCCTCCAAGCCCGTGCTGAGGTCAACGCCGTGCGCGTGCTGGTAGGGGTAGGTGCGCTGGTGCTCGCGGGTGTGGTGGTAGGCGAGGTCACCGTTGGCGTGGACAGCGAGGAGTTTGCGTACGGCTTCGGCGCCGGCAGCAAGCTACACGTGCGGTCCGAGGCTCAGGGCCTGCCCTTGGCCGTGGCGGTGTCGGGTGCGAACCTGCACGACAGTCAGGCGTTCCAGCCGCTGATCCTCGGGATACCCGCTGTCCGCTCGCGGCGCGGACCCCGCCGGAGGAAGCCGGTGGTGAAGATTCGTGCGGACAAGGCGTACCACTCAGCGGAACACCTCCGCTGGCTCCGCAGCCGGAACCTCGCCCCACGGATCACCCGTCCCGGAATCGAGTCAGGCGAACGGCTCGGCCGGCACCGCTGGAAGATCGAGCGGTCGATCTCCTGGCTCCTTCGGCTACCGCCGCCTCACCGTCCGGTACGAACGAAAAGGCAGCCACTTCCTCGCCTTCCTCGGCCTCGCTGCAGCCCTAACCTGCTACAAGAGACTCGCGAAGCTCACCACGTGAGACACCCTCTAAGCTACCTCACTCGACATTTCCAAGCGGCTCAAATTTAGCAGCACCTTCGATTATCGGAATAAATAGCTCCCCATTCAAGGCCGCCCAGAGGAAATCACTGAAGCCCTGCTCAATCATTGCCCAACCCCCCATTTCGACCGCTACACCCCATCCCGCGCCGCTTGCGCTGGCCGGCGAGAGGAAAACGAGGTTGCCGGAAATTGATCGAGCGATCGGCACAAGCCCACCATCAGCAGGATAGACTGAATATGGATATAGATCCGGGTCTAGACGGGAAAGCTCTTGATGCGAAGATGCCACTTGGCTCCATAGAGAGAACAACCGCAACCCCTGCTCCCCCCTCGACGCCCTCGGATGAAAAACATAAAGCTGGTCATTAATGCAGCCAGGGCCGTAGGCCGACACGAAATTCTTATAATCTTCGGGCAATCCAGCACCATACACGGATTCAACCTCCCTCCAGTCTTGATCCACGTCGCCGTTGACCATAGGTGCACCCAACATTTCACGGAATCGCGAGAGCTCCACGTGAAGACCTTTCCGTACAAGAGTACCCACCAGTGGGTCGATTACATACCACACAGTTTAGACGGTATCCCTGATCGCCCACCGCATACATGCGTATCTCGCTAGGAATCGCCGGATCTTTTCCGTTGTAAATTGGCAGAACACCTAGAGTTACCCTCTGGCCCGATTTCACCGCACCAGTGATGTCATTTCCGAGCCCACGCATGTCTGGCGAGTTTGCTGGAGATTGATACCCCGCGACGAAATTCCGCAGAGTATCTCTAGCACCCCCCATCTGGTTTCCTATCAAATGAAGAGCCGCCCTATTCCCCAATGGAAGCCGATCATATCCCGCCGGTTTCCACTTCGGATCGAGGCGCCACGGCCGAAGATCGAAAGAATCGATATGAGCGACCGCGCCTGTGGCCCTGCAGTCATCCAAACCGGGGCCAAATCGAGTCATGGGTGCATAGTAAAATGAGGGATCCTCGGACGCAAAATCTCGTGAGCACTTACTACTGGTCCTCTTGGCATTTTGATTTGCTCCAGATGCCCCATATCCGAGGTCGGGGTAAACCTCTTCTCCAGGGAATAGGTCACCGAGAAGTTCGATACTCTTTTGATCTTCAGACGTATTCCGATTCCCGCCCGTCCTCGCCCTGGTTCGTCAGCCACAACCGGGCCAGCTGCTTCCTCGCCTTCGTCTGCTCCAGCGGCGCGTTGTTCGGAATATTCTTCTTCCTCACCCAATTCGTGCAGAACGTGCCGACATGAACCCCCTCCAGGCCGTACTGGCGTTCCTGCCAATGTCGCTCGGCATGATCGTGGTGCCGAGGACACTGACGCCACGGCTCGTCAAGCGATACAGCTCCAAGACCCCGGTGGTCATCGGGCTGCTCACGTTCGCCGCCGACACGATGTGGCTGCCCCGTATCTCCGCGTCGACCGGCTACTTCAGCGGGATCATGGCCCCGATGCTGCTGGCCGGCGCCGGTCGGCTCAACTCACCGCTCGCGGCGACCATCCTGGCCGACGTTCCGCCCAAGGAGGCGAGCGGTGCGTCCGGCGCCCTCCAGACCGTCGCCGTGTCGCGGTCCTACTCGGCGGCGCTGACATGCAGCTTGAGGATTCAGGTGAACCTCGGGACTCGAGTTGTCTAAGTTGGTGACCCTCGACTCCACCAACATCCGTTGAGGCAACCCCAGATTAACCGGATGTCACCGCGCACCGGGCCCGTCCGTCGTCAACGCCTTGCGGGGATACACGGCGGCTCAAGCCGTTACAGACTCAGAAGTTGGCCATGGCCCTTCCTCGCGTTGTCGGCTCGTCACTCTTTGCCGCAGAGCTGGCTGGGGGCGGTCACGCTCGCCACCGCCTGCCTTCATGCCATACCGGACCGCTCTGCCCGCGTCGACCGTTCCCCACCCTACGGAGTCGGGCTGGCCCCGAGGAACGGCGATCTGATCAGCCGCGGCGCTGCACCAGGCCGGTCTGACAACCGTAGGGCAGTCGGAATCAGTTTCTCGCCGCATTCGGCACCTAGCATTTCGTGATTCCGTCAGCGTTACTTGATCTTGTGTGGCAGGGTCTCTCGGCGTGGAGATCTCGTGGAACAGGATGCCGAGTCAAGGGAGTTGTTGAACAGCCGGGAGGTTCCTGCAGACATCGCTACGCGGGGGCGGATCGTGCTGTGGTCAAGCAAAAGACGCCGGCGCAAGGAAATTGCCGATCTGCTCGGGGTGTCACTGCCTACGGCGTGATGCCACTGGTTGTCGATGACGGTCGCGGTGGATGTCATGGCCGTCACGGTCTACCCCGTGATTTCGAACTGGCCGCGGAGCTCGCTGCCTGGCGTGACCAGCAGCGAACTCCATTGGTCCGGCGCGCCTTCGTCGAGTCTTCCGCCCTGGAATCCGACGAGGACACCCGGCTTGGCGGTCCTGCGCCACCGCTCGACCGCAAGGAAGGTCGACGCGTTGATCTGACCGTCAGGCAAACTGACAAGCCCTCATTCCTCGCTCCAAGGATAAACTCCTTCTTCCGCGAGGCGCTCCTCATCCCGGTCATGCAAAAAGCGCAATTTCGAAATTCCCACAAGTGAAGTGTCACTGATTGGGCATTTTTCGAAGCATCCCATCAGCAGCTT
Coding sequences within:
- a CDS encoding DUF6461 domain-containing protein produces the protein MPDDGLAWIAAAWRGANVSANELYITCARGLSPEALAERMADHELVQAAPAMTVAEASAMVDLAHIYCVGRLGRSGDWSFIVESGGSEGWALDPAVSRGTEVLIFDPRPDDPPSIFRYLADGDVQLHFELGAGYDPAGAQPDLLRPALEVAGVIPPEDSMDDLLGADEELPTSEEKRRVLKVIGDHFGLSLPRHEIESGRLPGVVTRTSPPTSW
- a CDS encoding transposase yields the protein MVPAGRNRWAGCNHRVGRRVLFGIGAAGHRSYSDGRRSPTRGTTDGPAGLHCRDSCPPTSVKTTPHYPDRDALQARAEVNAVRVLVGVGALVLAGVVVGEVTVGVDSEEFAYGFGAGSKLHVRSEAQGLPLAVAVSGANLHDSQAFQPLILGIPAVRSRRGPRRRKPVVKIRADKAYHSAEHLRWLRSRNLAPRITRPGIESGERLGRHRWKIERSISWLLRLPPPHRPVRTKRQPLPRLPRPRCSPNLLQETREAHHVRHPLSYLTRHFQAAQI
- a CDS encoding SMI1/KNR4 family protein, producing MELSRFREMLGAPMVNGDVDQDWREVESVYGAGLPEDYKNFVSAYGPGCINDQLYVFHPRASRGEQGLRLFSLWSQVASSHQELSRLDPDLYPYSVYPADGGLVPIARSISGNLVFLSPASASGAGWGVAVEMGGWAMIEQGFSDFLWAALNGELFIPIIEGAAKFEPLGNVE
- a CDS encoding DNA/RNA non-specific endonuclease, translating into MTRFGPGLDDCRATGAVAHIDSFDLRPWRLDPKWKPAGYDRLPLGNRAALHLIGNQMGGARDTLRNFVAGYQSPANSPDMRGLGNDITGAVKSGQRVTLGVLPIYNGKDPAIPSEIRMYAVGDQGYRLNCVVCNRPTGGYSCTERSSRGALAIP